In one Arachis duranensis cultivar V14167 chromosome 9, aradu.V14167.gnm2.J7QH, whole genome shotgun sequence genomic region, the following are encoded:
- the LOC107464740 gene encoding uncharacterized protein LOC107464740 yields the protein MEGNSIPTTMAMNQNGAHRGRASSRDTQKGNWVEEMRGSLMVVATVIATLTFQIAINPPGGVWQQDSNNQQGCASGNTCKAGTSVLATSSDDENQRLKYEMFILLCTVSFTASQTVILFLLTGFQLRNRLVMWLLILVMCLSVICLAGAYVISIWMVMKPLDKLINKITLYYALFWAGLVALLCLALLLRFLIWLFKAFYRFLCCW from the coding sequence ATGGAGGGAAATTCAATACCAACAACTATGGCTATGAATCAGAATGGAGCACACAGAGGAAGAGCATCATCAAGGGATACCCAAAAGGGAAACTGGGTTGAAGAGATGCGAGGTTCTCTAATGGTTGTAGCAACGGTTATTGCAACCCTAACTTTCCAAATTGCAATAAACCCCCCAGGGGGCGTTTGGCAACAGGACTCAAATAACCAACAGGGTTGTGCTTCTGGGAACACCTGCAAAGCTGGCACTTCTGTTTTGGCTACTTCCTCCGATGACGAAAACCAACGCTTGAAATACGAAATGTTCATACTCTTGTGCACTGTTTCTTTCACTGCATCACAGACTGTGATTCTTTTTCTGCTTACTGGTTTTCAGCTGCGTAATAGGCTGGTCATGTGGTTGTTGATTCTTGTTATGTGCCTCTCGGTTATTTGCTTGGCTGGGGCTTATGTGATCTCCATTTGGATGGTGATGAAGCCACTTGACAAGTTGATTAACAAAATCACCTTGTATTATGCCTTGTTTTGGGCTGGATTGGTTGCTCTGCTTTGTCTCGCACTCTTGCTTCGCTTTCTCATCTGGCTGTTCAAGGCGTTCTACCGGTTTTTATGTTGCTGGTAG